One genomic region from Equus caballus isolate H_3958 breed thoroughbred chromosome 4, TB-T2T, whole genome shotgun sequence encodes:
- the LOC111767449 gene encoding uncharacterized protein, whose amino-acid sequence MNSSSENHALFEGNNTRPFFYVHAMGQHPCPSPWYQNLTYSPFPIPGAGFRNGGLYFPYSVVLNEYPGFLVPQSPLPTTLNRRPIFPVFCNPAQFRHYSGYGKKMKTKETQTEPQQAENMSKKQDIHSEVNGHDTGRVTSIPATNVDIETDNIPAKTVGALSSVAQKRELLDKSPSNNAVNRKTLHRSFTSEKEKMRIEQGEGSPVIQFRKTLKEIMRLLDLAYGEAVPENMVQQNEFSQSSCEIRGMLCNPHEDEDGITYEDEQRAVPLEQHLDIVRHNEMSKSGLTMEVNLDKEKKGFSAVPQILPSPDEVKGEDEIQNTLISKLCQSTGDGNKLQQESPLGVSMETVNDLSLQSQTQTPLSIGEGKPHNSSGSHGSLEKQDEDEVVESNNSPQGCVPSPTWVAEFNRVDESIMCDVSWWLDAEVAKSPESSPESCRKGTEKKFVGSRELNEDEVVENNNYSQGCLPSHTWLVPFNRVDEGIQCDMSWWQDRELEKSPESSPKISRNGTGKKSVGNRKLDEGEARESNSYPEKYVPSPTLLAQSKRVDVGIMCNMGLCHSEEVRTTPKEISSADEESLQDCNSKGSDKSGTSRECIQCDRSWWQDAELQKSTEQMPPIDEESSPDCKIKGSWKKSIRNRKLNTDEEEMIIDDETEEVYNENFTKYAKTKKTAKGRKLNVLNSFSNGKTVYLLKKNAALNVVLPEDSEDTELEQEVEDEMYEVACLFGEVSPQGPLTSSIGRLYRKSGRIIRIPPESSLPPQLIVWPRYRYKLKCGEYESIPMVYKVKRQDGCEITYGRLHKKHTMAKQERLESKRASHSSLECNCERAKTKVPYKLTSKNKDSRQMQ is encoded by the exons GTTTCAGAAATGGAGGTCTGTATTTCCCATATTCAGTGGTACTCAATGAATATCCTGGCTTTCTTGTACCTCAGTCCCCATTGCCCACTACACTTAACCGAAGACCCATATTCCCTGTGTTTTGTAATCCAGCACAATTCCGGCACTATAGTGgctatggaaaaaaaatgaaaacaaaagagactCAAACTGAACCTCAGCAGGCTGAAAACATGAGCAAAAAACAAGACATCCACTCAGAAGTCAATGGCCATGACACAGGTAGGGTGACCAGTATCCCTGCTACTAATGTTGACATCGAAACTGACAACATTCCTGCAAAAACAGTTGGGGCTCTGTCTTCTGTTGCCCAGAAGAGGGAGCTACTTGATAAGAGCCCTTCTAATAACGCTGTTAATAGAAAGACGCTTCACAGAAGCTTTAcatctgagaaagagaaaatgaggataGAGCAGGGTGAAGGATCCCCTGTAATACAGTTCCGGAAGACTTTGAAAGAAATCATGCGTTTGCTTGACCTAGCATACGGTGAAGCTGTGCCAGAGAACATGGTGCAGCAAAATGAGTTTTCACAGAGTTCATGTGAAATTAGGGGTATGCTCTGTAACCCTCATGAGGATGAAGATGGCATTACATATGAAGATGAACAAAGAGCTGTTCCGTTGGAGCAGCATCTTGATATTGTAAGGCATAATGAGATGTCAAAGTCAGGATTAACCATGGAAGTGAACttggataaagaaaagaaaggattctCAGCTGTTCCCCAAATCCTGCCATCTCCAGATGAAGTAAAAGGTGAAGATGAGATCCAGAATACCTTGATCTCAAAATTGTGCCAGTCTACTGGAGATGGCAACAAGCTCCAGCAGGAAAGCCCACTCGGCGTTAGCATGGAAACAGTTAATGACCTGAGCCTACAGTCTCAAACCCAGACCCCCCTTAGCATTGGGGAAGGAAAGCCCCACAACAGTAGTGGGAGCCATGGCTCCCTGGAGAAACAGGATGAAGATGAAGTGGTAGAGAGTAATAACTCCCCCCAGGGGTGTGTTCCCTCCCCTACGTGGGTGGCAGAGTTCAACCGAGTGGATGAAAGCATCATGTGTGATGTGAGCTGGTGGCTGGATGCAGAGGTGGCGAAATCTCCGGAGTCATCACCAGAAAGTTGTAGAAAGGGAACAGAGAAAAAGTTCGTTGGGAGTAGGGAACTGAATGAAGATGAAGTGGTAGAGAATAATAACTACTCCCAAGGGTGCCTTCCCTCCCATACCTGGTTGGTCCCATTCAACCGAGTAGATGAAGGCATCCAGTGTGACATGAGCTGGTGGCAGGATAGAGAGCTGGAGAAATCCCCCGAGTCATCACCAAAAATTAGTAGAAACGGAACAGGCAAAAAGTCAGTCGGGAATAGGAAACTGGATGAAGGTGAAGCGAGAGAGAGTAATAGCTACCCTGAGAAATATGTCCCTTCCCCTACCTTGTTGGCCCAGTCCAAACGAGTGGATGTAGGCATCATGTGTAATATGGGCTTGTGCCACAGTGAGGAGGTCAGAACAACCCCTAAGGAAATTTCCTCAGCCGATGAAGAGTCATTGCAAGACTGCAATTCTAAGGGGTCAGACAAGTCAGGCACGAGTAGGGAATGCATCCAGTGTGATAGGAGCTGGTGGCAGGATGCAGAGCTCCAGAAATCCACTGAGCAAATGCCCCCTATAGATGAAGAGTCGTCACCAGACTGCAAAATAAAGGGATCATGGAAAAAGTCAATCAGGAATAGGAAATTAAACACAGATGAAGAAGAAATGATCATAGATGATGAGACTGAGGAGGTATATAATGAGAACTTCACAAAGTATGCAAAAACTAAAAAGACTGCGAAAGGCAGGAAGCTGAATGTGCTGAACAGCTTCTCAAATGGTAAGACAGtctatttgttgaagaaaaacGCTGCCTTGAACGTTGTACTTCCTGAGGATTCAGAAGACACTGAGTTGGAACAGGAAGTTGAAGATGAAATGTATGAGGTAGCATGCCTTTTTGGGGAGGTTAGTCCACAGGGCCCTCTGACATCTTCCATAGGAAGGTTGTATCGCAAGTCTGGCAGGATAATCAGGATACCACCTGagagctctctccctccccaactTATTGTATGGCCCAGATATAGGTACAAGTTGAAGTGTGGTGAATATGAGAGCATCCCTATGGTTTACAAGGTGAAGAGACAGGATGGCTGTGAAATCACTTACGGCAGGCTCCACAAGAAACATACCATGGCCAAGCAGGAGAGATTGGAGTCCAAGAGAGCCTCTCACAGTTCATTGGAAT GTAACTGTGAGAGAGCGAAAACCAAGGTACCTTACAAATTAACAAGTAAAAACAAAGATTCGAGGCAGATGCAGTAA